From the genome of Nicotiana tabacum cultivar K326 chromosome 17, ASM71507v2, whole genome shotgun sequence:
ATAAGCGCATACATCGTAAGAGTGTCGATGTAAGCTCTTACATCATAAGttcatctctttttgatttttctttctattGTCTTgtctacttttctttctttcacatACAACAACAGGTTTGCTACTATCAATCTCTCCCTCAAACCTATGTtacatcaagaaagaaattaataaaaaaagaTTTTCTATTCTCTGGTGGCGCTTTCACGCTATCAGTCTTGAAGGCTAACTGAGGCAGTGCACAGCCTCAGTTTGTCAACACcgacaactttggtcaacatgtctgacAGATTCTTTGATCCTGGTATCTTCTAGAGGGAAAGAGTTTCTTCACTTATCAACTCTCGGATATGATGATACCTCAACTGGATATGCTTCGATCTTGCATAAAACactggattcttggcaagatgaattgCACTCTGGCTATCGCTGAAAAGCTAACAATTGTCCTGTTCTTTACCTAGCTCTTTAAAAACATTCTTGAGCCAAATCATCTATTTTCCAGCTTCTGAGATTGCCATGTATTTTGCTTCAGTGGTAGATAGAGCAATAATTTTCTGAAATCTGGACATCCAGCTAACAGCAGTACCACCAAAGGTGAACACGTAGCCTGTGGTACTTTTTCGACTATCTAGATCGCCGCCTAAATTTGCATCagcaaaaccttgtaagataatattgctTCTTTTAAAACAAAGTGTCATACTTGAGGTTCCTTTGAGATATCGCAATATCTATTTTACACCTTCctaatgctcctttcctggatctgACATGTATCTATTGACAACTCCAACTGCATGGGCTATGTcaggtctagtgcaaaccatatcatacatcaaacttcctactgCTAAAGCATATGGAACTTTGGACATGTACTTCCTTTCTTTATCTGTCTTAGGTGATTGGTACTTCGACAGATTAAGATGGCTTCCGAGTAGAGTGCTTCAGGTCTTTGCATCATGAAGACTGAACTTGCTTAGTACTTCTGTATATACTTTTCTTGAGACAATTTTAAGGTTCCTTCGGACTTGTTTCTGCTAatcctcatcccaagcattttcttagctggtcctaagtctttcatttcaaactcctctgccagttgttgcttaacctgttgatctcatttatgctagatcctacaattagcatatcatcaacgtacaacagtaaaatgatataggatttatcaagatttttgatataaCACCAATGGTCCATCTCACATCTTGTGAAACCATTATTATgcatgaatccatcaaatttcTTGTACCATTATCGGGgtgcttgtttcaaaccatacaaactctTATTCAACTTACACACAAGGCTTTATTTAAcagaaacttgaaaaccttcaggtTGCTTCATGTAGATGTTTTCTTCAAGGTCACCATGCAAGAAAGCAATTTTAAAATCTAGTTACTCCAAATGTAAATTTTATGCAGCTACGATACTTAGCAACAACCGGATAGTAGATAATTTGACTACAGGAGAGAAGATCTCGGTGCAGTCAATCCCTTCCTTCTGCTGAAAGCCTTTTACTACTAATCGTGCTTtgtatctcttcttaccatcatgcTCTTCCTTGACCTTGTACACCCACTTGTTTTGCAAtgcctttttttccttttggtaactctgtaagtatccatgttttattcttttgaagagaattcatctctTTTTTCATGGCTAGCTTCCACTTATCAGAGTTTATCACCTGTATTGCTTCAATAAAATGCTATAGTTCTCAAGCATCAGTCAGAAGTAAAtagtggagagagagagagttaacctatctggAGCATTCGGGACTCTTTTAGACCTCCTTAATGTAGGTTCAGGATTAATTGATCCCGAATTTGATTCAAGTCCTGACTCCAGATCTGGTTCTCCATCAGATTCTATTTCCAGTTCTGGTTCTGATTCTGATCCAGATTCGGCTTCTGGTTCGACATCTTCAATTTCAGATCCAGTTGCAGTCTCTCTAGCCACTTCATTTTCTGAGATTTCTTCTAACTCAATTATTTCAGATGTCTGTCTACTGGTGTTGGTTGGTTCTACTTCAAACTTGTCTTTGTACATCACattttcattaaatgtgacattcatgtgtcttaggatctttctattctgatcatcccaaaatcgataaccaaaattatcatcaccataGCCAATAAAGAAACACTTCTTGGCCTTAGGATCAAGCTTATCTCTATCATTAGAGTTTACATGCACATAAGCAACACAACCAAAAAATTTCAGATGTGAGAGAGTTACCTCCTTTCCTGTCCATACCTCCtcagaaatttcaaaattcagcggTACAGAGGGTCCCCTGTTTATGAGGTAAGCTGCCTTGTTAACAGCCTCAGCCCAAAAATACTTCGGCAATCCATAATGTATTCACATACTTCTGGTTCGTTCATTCAAGGTTTTGTTCATCCTTTCAGCAATGCCATTTTGTTCCGGTGTTCCAGGAACTATCTTGATCATTCTGATCTCATTCTCATAGCAGAATGCTTTAAACTCTTGACTATTATACTCTCCTCCATTGTCATACTTCAACCATTTTAATTTTAGACTTGTCTGATTTTCAATTTCAGCTTTTCATATTTTAAAGGTAACAAACACATcagatttatttttcagaaaataaactcatacctttcttgtggaatcatcaatgaaggtgacaTAATAGTGTGAGCCTCCCAGAGAAGTTACAGGAGCTGGTCCCCACACATCTGTATGTACTAGTTCCAGCTTCTCTTTCTTTGGCGTCCTTCCCGCctttgagaaactaactctcttttgtttcccgTAAATGCAATCTTCGCACAAACCTAATTCAACCTGCTTTAGgtttggaaacttttctttggatgccaacaacttcattcccttctcactcatatgccCGAGCCTCCGGTGCCACAATGTTGTATCGCGACCATGATCATCTGTTGCTATAGTATCAATCTGTATTGTAGTTGCATAAAATGTTCCCTTCTTGAAgcctcgtgccacaaccaaatttccttTGGTTATCTTCCATGATCCGTTACCGAATGTTGTTGTAATCCTTCACTGTCAATCTGACCCATAGATATCAGATTTTTCTTAAGGCCAGGAACATGTCGGACATTTTGCAATTTCCATAGCGTGccttgtgaagtctttatatgaacTTCACATTTCCCGACAATGTCCAGAGGTTTACCGACTGCTAGATAAACTTTCCTAAATTTTCCAACAATATAATTATACAATAATTCTTTGCATAATGTAGAGTGAAAAGATGCACCTGAGTCCAAAATTCAAGATTCGAGTGGACTGTCTGTACAACAAATTAGTGCATCACTGACTTGTTCAACAATTGCATTTGTTGAATTATTATCCTTATATtgatcattcttcttcttctttggctcTCTACACTGACTATTGTAGTGACCCTTTTTATCGCAATTCCAACACGTAATGTATTTGCGATTTTTGGATTGCCTTCTTCTCCTTGACTGTGATATGCCACGACCATGACTTTATCCTCTTTGGCTTCTTCTCCCCTTGCTTTCGGTATTCAAAGCAGATCCTGGGGAATCACTTTATTCTCTCCGGTGAATATCTtcgcttagaaccaagtctctaatATCATCCAATTTGAGCTTGGTACTTCCTGATGAACTGCTAACTGCAGTTACTGTTGCAGACCAACTCTCCGGTAGAGATGATAGTAGAATCAATGCCCTGACTTCGTCATTGAATGTTATATTGAcagaactcaactgagttaatattACATTAAACTCATTGATATGTTCCGTAACAGATCCACCTTCTGTCATCTTTAAGTTGAACAATCGACgcatcaaatagactttatttgaagGAGATGGCTTCTCGTACATATTTGATAACGCCTTCATTAGGCCTGCAGTGGTCTTCTCATTAATGATGTTAAATGCCACATTTCGTGTAGCGTCAAACGAATCACACCAAGAGCTTGGAGATCTAATAGATCCCAATCCGCTTTGGCCATATTCTCTGATTTTACCTCGGTCAGAGTTAAGTGTAATTTTTTCTGGTACAAATAATCCTCTATTTGCATTTTCCAGAATCCAAAATCTTTGCCATTAAACTTGTCAATCTTAACCTTCCCTTCTTCCGATGCcattttttcacaaaaaaaattATGTGAATAGTAACGATGATCAATAGTGTTgcactattcttgtgaatagtaTCTATACCGGTATCGTactttgctctgataccagttgttggaaaacgtgtcaggctaatagaaggaaaaaaatatttgaaagagaaaagcaataaattacacaagacaagacaagagaAGATTTACGTGATTCGGCAATTTTTGTctactccacggccacacaaagaatagctctttattaattgaagagagaaagaagaagttagGGATCATTTGCAAATGAAAATGCATACCCCTTTTCTAGGCATTTGAATGTCCTGCCGACGTAAACGCTTACATCATATGAATGCCGAtataagcgcttacatcatatgaatgccgatgtaagcgcatgcatcataagaatgccgatgtaagcgcatacatcataagaatgccgatgtaagtttttatatcataaatcatctcttttttatttttctttcttttattttgtctacttttctttctttcacatACAATAACAGGTTTGTTACTATCATAATAAACATTGGGAACCTGTATGCAGATGAGGTGAAAGAATTTCTTGTCTACTTGCCTGTTCCCTCGGCTGAAATTGATGGAAGCGCAACAAATACATCTCTGTTGAAAATTACATGTGGTTACAAGAATAGCACGTCTGAAGAAATGGTCGGTGTGGAGGGTTAGACAGTTGAGATACGTCGGCCACCAGTGCTGTCTCCTACGGATGTGCTAGTAAGTCGTGAGGTTGATAGGCAGATAAACAGGCTGGCAGTAGCAGAAACCATTGCAGAGGCACAACATATGGCAGAAAATGGAAATCTTGAGGCTGCTCAAGCCGTTCTAGGCAACAGAAGAACCTCTCTTCTATCTTCTGTATCTGCCCAAGCAGGTGATGCTCTTTGTAACTGGCTTGACACTGAACTGACTGAAATCAGAGAGAGGATGGCGAGCAGGGAACGCTATGAACAAACAGGACGCGCTTATGTCCTCTCGGGTTTGAGCTCACATTCTTGGCAAAGAGCCACAACTAGAGGAGACACAACGACACAAATAATATCGCAAGGTGGTAGCTCAAGCAACAGTGGTGCAATTGGCTATGAAACTCCATCTATGGTTAACATGGTCTCAAAGTCACAGAATCTAAGTCTTGCCAATCGTGTTGAACAGGTTCCTCGTCCCAACAAGACATGCAACTTAATTCCAAGATCTTAGTAAACATTTCTAACCCCATTCGTTCTCAGCGTGATAGGCAACTGAACAACAGCACTCTTCTCGTGATATAATTCTGTGGTATTTGACCCTActctttttgtaattttcaattctCAAAATACTTATCAAATGGAGTAATAGTTAGCACGAATATAATTTCCGAGTTTACCCTTGCAAAATAAATTCCAAATCCTCAGAGATAAGGATTTCAGAGAATctccaaaactcacaaaatctaacTCAATTATCCAATCAAACCCCTCCACGTAAGCGCCATTTTACTCCTTATCCTCTTCCTTCATCACTAACTTCCTCCCACAAATACTAAAAACCATCCCTTCACTCTCCACACTCCATCTCCAAACTCTCCTTCTTCTACCATTTCTCTtgaaaataataccttaaaaaggaaaaatatagaaAGAACACCATGTCTCTCACTATTCCTACAAACCTTTCAAAATCCATAACACCTAGGTTTAGCTCTCAGTTTAGCACAAAACCAAGAACTTCAACCATAGTGTGCTCTTCAAACCAAACCCCTTCATCTAATTCAACAGAGGAAACTTCTTCTTCATTAAAGGCTTTCTCTGCTGCACTTGCTTTGTCTTCTATTCTGTTGTCAGCACCAGTACTTCCAGCTTCTGCTGACATCTCGGGGCTCACTCCATGCAAGGAATCAAAGCAGTTTGCAAAGCGTGAGAAGCAACAGATCAAGAAACTTGAGAGTTCTCTCAAACTTTATGCACCTGATAGTGCTCCTGCCCTTGCTATTAACGCCACTATTGAGAAAACCAAGCGCAGGTTTGTCTTGTTTCCTCATTCTTCAAGTTTTTCTATGTTGCGTAAATCTCACATCCACAAAATACGGAAGAGATACtggtatataaataaataaacaagccGAGTTTTAAGATGCAGATAATATCAAGAGTGGGTTGGGCTGTAAAATTCTAGGAATATCATAGAATTTTCCTAATTATCTACTTTTTCCATACATAATTATGAATGATAAATTGGTTTTGCAGATTTGACAACTATGGGAAACAAGGACTGTTGTGTGGATCAGATGGATTGCCACATTTGATAGTGAGTGGAGACCAAAGGCACTGGGGAGAGTTCATAACACCAGGGATTCTCTTCTTGTACATTGCTGGTTGGATTGGGTGGGTTGGAAGGAGTTACTTGATTGCTGTAAGAGATGACAAGAAACCAACTATGAAGGAAATCATCATTGATGTTCCTTTGGCTAACAAGCTCATCTGGAGAGGCTTCAGTTGGCCTGTTGCTGCTTACAGAGAGTACTTGAATGGAGAGCTCACTGACCCCAACTTCTAATTTCATTCATTTTCTCTTTGGAGTATTGTACTCTCGCTTGTTTATATTTTATGAAAGAATATGTGAATTCCCTATATCAATTATGTGTGGATCTTGTGGTTCTTGATTAATGTTAGTGAAAAATGTGTTCGGatgattttgtcacgacccaagagGGCTTGGGGCCGTAGGAATTTATCTTTCGCGTTGCCACCTCCGCGTGAAAGTCTGACATGTTTTATAAAGCACTTTATTTTCCTCTCTCATTTCGACCTAAGATTCGCCTAAGGTGACATGTGTACTCTTGTCAGCCCTGTTTGACGAGGGCCCGCTCCCCGTCATGCGCATCACAGATTTCCTCCAAATCTtgatcaatttttggccaaaTTGATATTTTATGATATTTAATAGAAGTTGAGTGAATTTTTATGTTACAGATATAAGTTTGATGATTTTCCTGCAATTTGGACTATAAGGTCGATGATCTTCTGTGTAATTAATCCTAGATTTTGAAGAAGTTATTCCAGCAAATCATTTTGGccaaattgatattcttggataattaatgatagtttggtgattttttttttgttacagatattattttgatgatttttctGCAATTAGATTATAAGTTCGATGGCGCCCTgttaattaatcatggaatttaaagATGGTTTCACAACAAAATAAGACAAGAAGACAAAACCAACATATATAGGCAACAAGTTTGGGCCAAAAGCCCAATTCTTCAAGAAAATTCTCATAATgcttacatatatacacaagcaCAAGGATAATAATCTTTTCTAATACACCCTTAgaagggtttgatttcattctaaTACACTTATTAGCAATACCTAATCATCACCTTTGCTCTCATAAGAAAAAAAGTATATAGAGGCAAAAGGATATGGAGAAGCTTTGAACTTAAAATAGGCAAAACTCATCTAACAAGGCCACATGGGCTCATTGAAGCCGTTGTTGGACTGGTCTACATCCAAATCCATATGGAAATATCCTTTGGGCTGGTGAGAGCCCATTATGTGGGAAGAGGGAGACCCACTGTTTATTGGGCTATTAGTAATGCCTGCAGATTGTCTTAGCCTCAAATGGACTACCTCAGCTTGGGCCATAGCTAGTTGGGTCCGAAGCATATCGATCTGTTGTTGAAGAGACGAAATGGCTCCAACACATCCATACACTGGATCTCTAACTCTAGCATTTGCTTCATATACCATGCTACTCACTGCATCTCCTCTCTTGTGCTCTGGCAATTCCTGCATTTGACTTGACGTTAATTAACTCAATCCGAATTTCACTAGAAATGTGGGCTAAGTGCAGCAATAGTCACTTTCAAGCCTGCTATTTAAAATATTTCTAcaatttacaatgtatttaaagattagctaATTCATCCAAACTTCAGGACTAAGTATCCTGAATTTGGAAATTCGGGACTCAGTGTCCTGGATTTTTGAgatactaatttaaaattcaggacataagattCGAACTTCTGGACACAATTTTCGAACTTTAGGACACGATGTCCGGAACTTTGAACTTTGACGTTTAAACTCTAGGACGCGGTGTCCTGAAGTTTGAGCGAAATTGGTTAgtctttaaatatattataaattgtatatatatttgaaacaACATGCTTAAAAGTGGTTACTCGGTATCATTTCTGCAATGTAGACCATAAAATTACATAACACAATCACTAACTAGATATCTATgcagaacaaaacaatgcaggGATTTTCTACAATGACACTGTTATAAACCGATTGAAAGGGGTGTAATATAGTTTGTCATTGCGGAAACAAATCATGTATAGAGAGTTTTATGGGCCAAAGCCCATCTTGTagtgggatctttacacaaacaACCCACCAGATTAACGATTTACTTTTCCTAACCGAGATaca
Proteins encoded in this window:
- the LOC107770672 gene encoding photosystem I reaction center subunit III, chloroplastic-like, encoding MSLTIPTNLSKSITPRFSSQFSTKPRTSTIVCSSNQTPSSNSTEETSSSLKAFSAALALSSILLSAPVLPASADISGLTPCKESKQFAKREKQQIKKLESSLKLYAPDSAPALAINATIEKTKRRFDNYGKQGLLCGSDGLPHLIVSGDQRHWGEFITPGILFLYIAGWIGWVGRSYLIAVRDDKKPTMKEIIIDVPLANKLIWRGFSWPVAAYREYLNGELTDPNF
- the LOC107770680 gene encoding LOB domain-containing protein 4-like, coding for MKEYCGKNSSSPCAGCKLLRRRCGEDCVFAPYFPADEPHKFANVHKVFGASNVSKMLQELPEHKRGDAVSSMVYEANARVRDPVYGCVGAISSLQQQIDMLRTQLAMAQAEVVHLRLRQSAGITNSPINSGSPSSHIMGSHQPKGYFHMDLDVDQSNNGFNEPMWPC